A stretch of the Aegilops tauschii subsp. strangulata cultivar AL8/78 chromosome 4, Aet v6.0, whole genome shotgun sequence genome encodes the following:
- the LOC109746507 gene encoding MADS-box transcription factor 50 has product MVRGKTQMKRIENPTSRQVTFSKRRGGLLKKAFELSVLCDAEVALVVFSPRGRLYEFASSSMKNTIERYKTVTKDNLGRQTVQQDIEKVKADAEGLSKKLDALEACKSKLLGQNLEECSIEELQSLEVKIERSLLGIRAMKTRRFEEQLSTLRQKEMKLRQDNEELYSQCQKEQHSALEAAAPPAPATLAALPAPVTLAEQGQQVVDVETDLFLGLPGTGRS; this is encoded by the exons ATGGTGCGGGGGAAGACGCAGATGAAGCGGATAGAGAACCCGACGAGCCGGCAGGTGACCTTCTCCAAGCGCCGCGGCGGCCTGCTGAAGAAGGCCTTCGAGCTCTCCGTCCTCTGCGACGCCGAGGTCGCGCTCGTCGTCTTCTCCCCCCGCGGCAGGCTCTACGAATTCGCCAGCTCCAG CATGAAGAACACAATTGAACGTTATAAGACAGTCACAAAGGATAATTTGGGCAGACAGACGGTACAGCAAGATATAGAG AAAGTAAAAGCTGATGCTGAGGGCTTGTCAAAGAAGCTTGATGCTCTTGAAGCTTGCAAAAG CAAACTTTTGGGCCAAAATTTGGAAGAATGCTCTATTGAAGAACTGCAAAGCTTAGAGGTCAAAATTGAAAGAAGCCTTCTAGGCATCAGGGCAATGAAG ACTCGGCGGTTCGAAGAGCAGCTCTCTACGTTGAGGCAGAAG GAGATGAAGTTGCGGCAGGACAATGAAGAACTATATAGCCAG TGCCAGAAGGAACAGCACTCTGCGTTGGAGGCGGCCGCGCCCCCTGCTCCGGCGACCTTGGCGGCGCTCCCTGCTCCAGTGACCCTGGCGGAGCAGGGCCAGCAGGTGGTGGATGTGGAGACGGATCTATTTCTTGGATTGCCCGGCACCGGCCGCTCCTGA